The Herbiconiux sp. SALV-R1 nucleotide sequence GTGGTCATTCAGGGCCCGCACGGCTACATCTCCCCGGGCTGGTACGACGCGAACCCGGCGGTGCCCACCTGGAACTTCGTCACCGCCCACCTCTACGGCGTGCCCGAGATCCTGCCAGCCGACGAGAACCTCCGGGTGCTCGAACAGCTCGTCGACCACTTCGAAGACCCGATGCCCGAACCGAGACGGATGCGCGGCACCGCCGAGAACTCCGAGTACGCCGACCGCATCTCGGCCGGCACCGTCGGCTTCCGTCTGCCCGTCAGCCGCTTCGTCGCCAAGGTGAAGATGAGCCAGAACCGCCCGCCCGAGACGGTCGGGCGCATCGTCGCCGAGCTCGACGGCGACGGGCCCTACGCCAGCCCCGCGCTTGCGGCCGAGGTGCGGCGGGCGAATCCCGGGGTCTTCGGAGCATGAGTTCGGTGCTGCTGACGGATGCGCGGCTCGCCGGCGGGGACGGCTCGGCTGTCGACATCACCGTCATCGACGGAGTGGTCACCGCGATCGTGCCCGCAGGCCGTGCCGGTTCGGCGATGCCGGCGACGACGCCCGCGGACCGGATCGCCCTCGACGGCCGCTGGGTGCTGCCGGGCCTCTGGGACGAGCACGTGCACTTCACCCAGTGGGCCTCCGTCTCGCGCCGACTCGACGTCTCCGCCGCGGCCTCCGCCGCCGAGACCGCCGCGCTGGTCGGCGACGCCCTCCGCCGGGCGGCGTCCCGCCCCGCCGGAGCACCCAGCGAGCTCGGCGAGCCCGGAGCACCCGAGCTCCTCATCGGCTACGGCTTCCGCGACGCGCTCTGGCCGGACACCCCCTCTGCCGCACTCCTCAACGCGGTGTCGGGCGCGCATCCGGTCGTCCTGGTGTCGGGAGACCTGCACTGCTGCTGGCTGAACACGGCGGCGCTCGAGCGGTTCGGGCAGGCCGGGCATCCCGACGGCGTGCTGCGCGAGGAGCCCGCCTTCGCCGTACATCGCGCGCTCGACGACGTGCCCGTCGCGACGAGCGACGCCTGGGCGCGCGAGGCCTCGCAGGCCGCCGCAGCCCGAGGGGTCGTGGGCATCGTCGACCTCGAGATGGCCTGGAACCACGAGGTGTGGTCGCGCCGGCTCGCGGCCGGGCACGACCTTCTGCGGGTCGAGTTCGGCGTCTACCCGCAGCACCTCGACCGGGCGATCGCCGAGGGGCTGCACACGGGCGACCCGCTCGACGCGGCCGCGCTCGTGCGGGTGGGTCCGTCGAAGATCATCACCGACGGCTCCCTCAACACTCGCACGGCGTTCTGTTTCGACGAGTACCCGGGTCTCGAGGGCCGGCCGGAGTCACGCGGGCTGCTCACCGTGCATCCCGACGACCTCCTCGAGCTGCTGCGCCGGGGGAGCGCGGGCGGACTCACCCCGGCGGTGCACGCCATCGGCGACCACGCCAACGCCCTCACCCTCGACGCCTTCGAAGCGCTCCGGGCCGAGCGACCCGCCGACGCACCTGCCCCGCGCCGCCGCTCGACCCTCGAACACGCGCAGCTGCTCGCCGAGAGCGACTTCGAGCGTTTCGCCCGCCTCGGCGTGGTGGCGAGTGTGCAACCCGAGCACGCGATGGACGACCGCGACGTCGCCGACCGCTTCTGGGCCGGCCGCACCGGCCGCTCCTTCGCCCTCGCGAGCCTCCTCGCCGCGGGCGCCGAACTCGCGCTCGGCTCCGACGCCCCCGTCGCCCCGCTCGACCCGTGGGTCACCCTCGCGGCAGCCGTCGGCCGCACCCGCGACGGGCGGGAGCCGTGGCATCCGGAGCAGCGCATCCCCGTGGGTGCCGCCCTCGCCGCCTCCGCCCGAGGCCGCACCGGGGTCGCCGTCGGTGACCCCGCCGATCTGGTCGCGGTCGACCTCGACCCCTTCGACGCGGCTCCGGATGCGCTCCGCACCATGCCCGTCGCCCTCACCCTGCTGTCGGGTCGGGTCACCCACAGCGCCCTCTGACGCCTGCGGGAGCGGCGCGCCAGACGACTGAGCCCGCCCGAAGACGCGAAAAGGCGGGCGCCTCCAGGGGGAGACGCCCGCCTCGGCGGGGGAGCGGGTTACGCGGCGACGTGCGCGAAGAGGAACCAGCGGTCTTTGTCGAGGCCGCGGGCGATCTCGATGGCGACGTCTTGCGAGGTCGGGTCGATCTCGCCGAGTTCCTTCACCGCCTTGTTCACGACGGTCAGCGCCACGTCGATCTGCGCGATGACCGCGGTGATCACCGCGTCGGACTTCTGGAAGCCTGCGGGGAACTCCGCGGCGGTCGACTTCGCGGCGACGGTGCCGATGCGGGCGTCGAGGGGGAGGCCCAGGGCGACGACGCGCTCGGCGGCGGTGTCGGCGTAGTCCTGCACGTGCTCGACGACCGAGTCGAGAAGCTCGTGCACACCGATGAAGTTGGCGCCGCGCACGTGCCAGTGCGCCTGCTTGCCGTTGACCGCAAGGGCCTGGAGCTCGACGACGACCGGTGCCAGGAACTGCGCCGCGGCCGCTGCCACGTCGGGGCTGGTGGTGCTCGTAGGAGTGGTGATTACCTCGGTCATGATGTGTCCTTCCCTGTGCCGGTACTACAAAAGTACTCAGCTGAGGGAAGCCCGCAAGCAAGCTGAGGCTGGGCTAAAGCAAGCTGAGGCTGGGCTAATTCGGCGTCGCAGCGGGGAACGGCGCCCGGAAGTAGGCGTTCGAGCGGGGCAGGTAGAGCGTGACCAGCGCCACCAGCAGCACGAGCGCGTGGGCGATGGCGACACCCGGGAAGGTCTGCAGCTCCGACCAGACGCCGACGAGCCCCAGCAGCCCCAGGATGGTGAGGGTATTGCGGGCCCACACCCTGCCGCGCAGCATGTACACCGAGCAGATGATGCGGAAGATCGCGATCACCGCGGTGAACACCCCGATGCCGATGAGTACCGACACGGCCACCACCGCCTCGTCGTTCTCGATGCCGACGACGTCGGGGATGATGCCCGCGATCACGGCGATGGCGATCCCGGTGAAGATGCCGAAGATGGCCTCGGCGAGCCACAGCCCGAACGAGAGCTTGATCTCGGCCGGTGCGGCCTCGAGGGCGGTCTCGCCCGTGAACTCGGGGCCGGAGAGGTCGCGATCGGTCATGCGTCGACCCTATCGGGCGGGGCGATCCTCCCGCGCGCCCCGCTCGGGGGCTTGTGCGGCTACGCCGACGGGTCGTCCCACGCGGTCTCGGGGGTGTCGCAGCTGTTGCGGAAGACGTACTGCGACGGCAGCTTGCGCTCGTGACTCGACCAGTCGAT carries:
- a CDS encoding Dps family protein, with translation MTEVITTPTSTTSPDVAAAAAQFLAPVVVELQALAVNGKQAHWHVRGANFIGVHELLDSVVEHVQDYADTAAERVVALGLPLDARIGTVAAKSTAAEFPAGFQKSDAVITAVIAQIDVALTVVNKAVKELGEIDPTSQDVAIEIARGLDKDRWFLFAHVAA
- a CDS encoding FMN-binding negative transcriptional regulator; protein product: MRHNPVFELTDENEIRRLVRENPWATIVSTTSKGLVASHYPVLLDERDGASAGLALLSHVGRPDERLHEWGEHEVMVVIQGPHGYISPGWYDANPAVPTWNFVTAHLYGVPEILPADENLRVLEQLVDHFEDPMPEPRRMRGTAENSEYADRISAGTVGFRLPVSRFVAKVKMSQNRPPETVGRIVAELDGDGPYASPALAAEVRRANPGVFGA
- a CDS encoding amidohydrolase produces the protein MSSVLLTDARLAGGDGSAVDITVIDGVVTAIVPAGRAGSAMPATTPADRIALDGRWVLPGLWDEHVHFTQWASVSRRLDVSAAASAAETAALVGDALRRAASRPAGAPSELGEPGAPELLIGYGFRDALWPDTPSAALLNAVSGAHPVVLVSGDLHCCWLNTAALERFGQAGHPDGVLREEPAFAVHRALDDVPVATSDAWAREASQAAAARGVVGIVDLEMAWNHEVWSRRLAAGHDLLRVEFGVYPQHLDRAIAEGLHTGDPLDAAALVRVGPSKIITDGSLNTRTAFCFDEYPGLEGRPESRGLLTVHPDDLLELLRRGSAGGLTPAVHAIGDHANALTLDAFEALRAERPADAPAPRRRSTLEHAQLLAESDFERFARLGVVASVQPEHAMDDRDVADRFWAGRTGRSFALASLLAAGAELALGSDAPVAPLDPWVTLAAAVGRTRDGREPWHPEQRIPVGAALAASARGRTGVAVGDPADLVAVDLDPFDAAPDALRTMPVALTLLSGRVTHSAL